The following are encoded in a window of Rissa tridactyla isolate bRisTri1 chromosome 3, bRisTri1.patW.cur.20221130, whole genome shotgun sequence genomic DNA:
- the CEP162 gene encoding centrosomal protein of 162 kDa isoform X1, giving the protein MAHRFSKEELDEQFEEFLKESLSDDSLGNSKKKSSILETLGQPRKKETKKKDSVPWWISEEDLDDGVVPPKPSSSASRSKALSKFKMLEKFHKDKKDSYLNKEEGSLTSDSPDNSEGTRGPNGSFVKMQNASQPMGETDENMHVEKLQLQKSNGVAVSLSGDSLETNDSVLASGPNQSIMGAGLDTLEEQEEKEIFFAKLEREASSTIDYSRLNRELDSHDSVLLAPFVRNEKNEKEEEESTHEEKSGSYSEDFEEETDANPAFKTEGSQVNQNISRVDLSPQEQEEANAGMLAKVVLLDSQDSTTELQKAIETSDVALGEHHLPEEVSGIEMNEAGTSYGQTTSDMEALHQAYHHIDQSLGDTDEQKPHNSAMAASECLVQGVSQNNDIYSKNMSTIESDLPTVEELMKPIQGHSCNIISGDVEPESPVKLVGSTANDLVSHSPFKEHQKNMIWETNLFEKFNREESIFLQPAGNDDNFQRVTEKEIQIGEVQPDIPRQKIVQDSLLSLQSSKTKQVLRSCSLKNERSESMTAKNIRSPTPLHKKKSSYGPHGVVRSSGYGKLTSLSKQSSPAEKKAPKETFKKTGMKAKSPADRTRSKEALFATRIIRSATNEPSSKGSINRVMSGQSVVNNLGHEAVDYCRQYQHDLSFFPIRSCDRELYLLKRVQVAEEDLNTARDLIQQLTSTVSQKEKEIETKIAELKTQHEKELSRLGQENFVLQSKLRSMEELTQEKRWIHHTATIPVTEEKLTQIKKEIEDQEVIIQGYQQENERLYKQMKELQIQNKKNEERMFKENQCLMSELIAIREKVEKTNNIQSRIVQDSEPVRNHSFTELISELRAAQKEETRLQEEIRRLKQDKQALEVDLGQAKKERDLAKTQIASTSGEKSYELKVMEESYKQEITHLKRRLQWYAENQDLLDKDAARLKDAKDEIEKLKLEVEKLRAEAGDQCVQQKKRLRDRAADAKRIQDLERQIREMEGILKRRYPNSLPALIYAAAAAEKTNDLSARTHTVDFLEKRIKKLETELEGKDDEAKKSLRAMEQQFQKIKMQYEQRLVELEQLLAYKFMSESPKLNGDKASSSTELEQELQDLKKSHQITVKNLQTEIENLKSQNSQLKLRGKKNNKDLESTDSQMKQGNTKDRLLKLNEELVTKNREIQDLTKTVEKLQKERMVMLSDNNLRNKMDNKENSTEILKKNTLATDKRNSSNSEPFLSIFNDDKIYQPRTFSDSNLSEVLQENAQLKEELERLSLEMNQQRVKSQATLAYSENNIRRIKEDTAEYVASLKASHQREVEKILCQHAKEHSTSKVAELNSRIATQEILIKHLQEQISEQQRHQEALLVSQMREELLQKEVTKLLEELREAKESQSPEMKHFLGLEKKIRHIETRHAVREQEIQKVTQLTQHVTEARQTQEVEKWRRLAQRKNQELEKFRVELDSILDVLRELQKQGVVIPAPNASGFSMTDSCWET; this is encoded by the exons ATGGCTCATCGATTTTCAAAAGAAGAATTAGATGAGCAGTTTGAAGAGTTTCTGAAGGAG TCTCTTTCAGATGATTCACttggaaattcaaagaaaaaatccAGCATTCTTGAGACATTGGGACAgcccaggaaaaaagaaacaaagaaaaaggattcAGTGCCGTGGTGGATATCTGAGGAAGATTTGGATGATGGTG TAGTTCCCCCTAAACCTTCTTCCAGTGCATCTCGCAGCAAGGCTTTGTCTAAATtcaaaatgctggaaaaattTCATAAGGACAAGAAAGATTCATACTTAAACAAAGAAGAAGGAAGCCTCACTTCTGACAGCCCAGACAATTCTGAGG GAACGCGTGGACCCAATGGAAGCTTTGTCAAGATGCAGAATGCTTCACAGCCTATGGGGGAAACTGATGAGAACATGCATGTGGAAAAGCTACAGCTTCAGAAAAGTAACGGGGTTGCTGTTTCCTTAAGTGGAGACAGCCTGGAGACAAACG ATTCAGTTTTAGCTTCTGGGCCTAATCAAAGTATCATGGGAGCTGGACTGGATACCTtggaagaacaagaagaaaaagagatcttCTTTGCCAAACTTGAACGAGAAGCTTCCTCTACTATTGATTATTCAAGATTAAATAGAGAGCTGGATTCCCATGATTCTGTATTACTAGCACCATTTGTACG gaatgaaaaaaatgaaaaagaagaggaggaatccACACATGAAGAGAAATCTG GCAGCTACAGTGAAGattttgaagaagaaacagaTGCTAATCCTGCCTTTAAAACTGAGGGGAGTCAGGTCAATCAAAACATATCACGAGTTGATTTAAGTCCTCAAGAACAG gAAGAAGCAAATGCTGGCATGCTGGCTAAAG TTGTATTACTTGATTCACAAGATTCAACCACAGAACTGCAAAAGGCCATTGAAACATCAGATGTAGCTCTAGGTGAACATCATCTGCCTGAAGAAGTCAGTGGAATTGAAATGAATGAAGCAG GCACTTCCTATGGTCAAACCACCAGTGACATGGAAGCGTTACACCAAGCATACCATCATATTGATCAGTCTTTGGGAGACACTGATGAGCAAAAACCGCACAATTCTGCAATGGCAGCCTCGGAATGCTTAGTGCAAGGTGTTTCACAAAATAATGACATCTATTCAAAAAATATGTCAACTATTGAATCAG ACTTACCTACTGTGGAAGAATTGATGAAACCAATTCAAGGACATTCATGTAATATCATAAGTGGTGATGTGGAGCCCGAAAG TCCTGTGAAACTGGTAGGCAGCACAGCAAATGACCTCGTCAGCCACTCACCCTTTAAAGAGCACCAGAAGAATATGATTTGGGAGACAAACTTATTTGAAAAATTTAACAGAGAAGAGAGCATCTTTCTGCAGCCAGCTGGGAATGATGATAACTTTCAGAGGGTaactgagaaagaaattcaaATTGGTGAAGTACAGCCTGATATACCAAGACAAAAAATAGTTCAAGACTCTCTGCTTTCTCTACAAAGCAGCAAAACTAAACAA GTTCTTCGATCTTGTTCCTTGAAGAATGAAAGATCAGAATCAATGACAGCTAAGAATATCAGAAGTCCAACACCTTTAcataaaaagaaatcttcatATGGTCCTCATGGGGTGGTTAGAAGTTCTGGGTATGGGAAACTCACTTCGCTCTCAAAACAGTCTTCtccagctgaaaagaaagcaCCAAAAGAAACTTTCAAAAAGACCGGTATGAAAGCCAAAAGTCCTGCAGATAGAACAAGATCTAAAG AAGCCTTATTTGCTACTAGAATAATAAGATCTGCAACAAATGAACCAAGTTCGAAGGGAAGTATTAACAGAGTTATGTCTGGCCAATCAGTTGTTAATAATCTTGGACACGAGGCTGTGGATTATTGCAGGCAGTATCAACAT gATTTATCATTTTTTCCTATCAGAAGTTGTGATAGAGAACTCTATTTGCTAAAACGAGTGCAAGTTGCAGAGGAGGACTTGAACACAGCTCGTGATTTGATTCAACAGCTAACCAGCACGGtttcacagaaagagaaagaaatagagacaAAGATTGCAGAACTGAAAACACAGCATGAAAAAGAGCTTTCTCGGTTGGGTCAGGAAAACTTTGTTCTTCAGAGTAAG ttaAGAAGTATGGAAGAGCTGACTCAAGAAAAGAGATGGATCCATCATACAGCAACAATTCCTGTCACTGAAGAAAAACtgacacaaataaaaaaagaaattgaagatCAAGAGGTCATTATTCAAGGTTATCAACAG GAAAATGAGAGGTTATACAAGCAAATGAAAGAGCTACagatccaaaacaaaaaaaatgaggaacGAATGTTTAAGGAGAATCAGTGTTTAATGTCTGAGTTAATAGCCATAAG AGAAAAGGTCGAGAAGACTAATAATATCCAGTCACGGATTGTGCAGGATTCTGAACCAGTCAGAAATCATAGTTTCACTGAACTGATTTCAGAGCTTCGAGCAGCACAG AAGGAAGAAACTAGATTACAAGAAGAGATAAGACGTCTCAAACAAGATAAGCAAGCTCTTGAGGTAGACTTGGGACAagcaaagaaggagagagatttAGCAAAAACCCAGATTGCATCCACATCAG GTGAGAAGTCTTACGAATTGAAAGTTATGGAAGAATCGTACAAACAGGAAATTACTCATTTGAAAAGAAGACTTCAGTGGTATGCAGAAAATCAAGACCTTCTGGATAAAGATGCAGCCCGTCTTAAAGATGCAAAAGACGAAATTGAGAAACTAAAACTAGAG GTTGAGAAGCTCAGAGCTGAAGCTGGAGATCAGTGTGTGCAACAGAAGAAACGTTTGCGAGACAGAGCAGCAGATGCTAAAAGAATTCAGGATCTTGAGCGACAA atcagagaaatggaaggaattcTAAAAAGACGGTATCCAAATTCTTTGCCTGCTTTGatttatgctgctgctgctgctgagaaaacTAATGATCTTTCAGCTAGAACACACACAGTGGATTTtttggagaaaagaataaaaaagttagAAACGGAACTTGAAGGTAAAGATGATGAAGCTAAAAAAAGTCTCCGTGCCATGGAACaacaatttcaaaaaataaag ATGCAGTACGAGCAGAGACTTGTAGAGCTTGAGCAACTACTTGCCTACAAATTTATGAGTGAATCTCCAAAACTGAATGGTGATAAAGCCAGTTCTTCTACAGAACTTGAGCAGGAGCTTCAGGACCTAAAGAAGAGCCATCAGATCACTGTTAAAAACCTGCAGACAGAAATCGAAAACCTTAAAAGTCAAAATTCCCAATTAAAACTCAGAggtaaaaagaataataaagacTTAGAGTCCACAGACTCCCAAATGAAACAAGGTAACACAAAAGACAGACTGTTAAAACTAAATGAAGAACTGGTCACCAAAAATAGAGAAATACAAGACCTTACAAAAACCGTAGAGAAACTTCAAAAAGAAAGGATGGTGATGTTGTCTGATAATAATTTGAGAAATAAAATGGATAATAAGGAAAACTCTACAGAGATCTTGAAAAAGAATACCTTAGCAACAGATAAAAGGAATTCCAGCAACAGCGAACCCTTTCTAAGCATTTTCAATGATGACAAAATATACCAACCACGGACCTTTTCTGATTCTAATCTCTCGGAAGTTCTGCAAGAAAATGCACAGCTGAAAGAGGAGCTTGAAAGATTGTCTCTAGAAATGAACCAGCAGAGGGTGAAGTCTCAAGCAACATTGGCTTATTCTGAAAATAACATACGAAG GATAAAGGAAGACACAGCAGAGTACGTTGCATCTCTGAAAGCTTCCCATCAGAGGGAAGTGGAGAAGATTCTTTGCCAGCACGCAAAGGAGCATTCTACTTCTAAAGTAGCTGAACTAAACAGCAGAATTGCAACACAAGAG aTATTAATAAAACATCTCCAAGAACAAATCAGTGAACAACAGAGACATCAGGAAGCCCTTCTTGTTTCACAAATGCGAGAGGAGCTCCTTCAAAAAGAG
- the CEP162 gene encoding centrosomal protein of 162 kDa isoform X2: MAHRFSKEELDEQFEEFLKESLSDDSLGNSKKKSSILETLGQPRKKETKKKDSVPWWISEEDLDDGGTRGPNGSFVKMQNASQPMGETDENMHVEKLQLQKSNGVAVSLSGDSLETNDSVLASGPNQSIMGAGLDTLEEQEEKEIFFAKLEREASSTIDYSRLNRELDSHDSVLLAPFVRNEKNEKEEEESTHEEKSGSYSEDFEEETDANPAFKTEGSQVNQNISRVDLSPQEQEEANAGMLAKVVLLDSQDSTTELQKAIETSDVALGEHHLPEEVSGIEMNEAGTSYGQTTSDMEALHQAYHHIDQSLGDTDEQKPHNSAMAASECLVQGVSQNNDIYSKNMSTIESDLPTVEELMKPIQGHSCNIISGDVEPESPVKLVGSTANDLVSHSPFKEHQKNMIWETNLFEKFNREESIFLQPAGNDDNFQRVTEKEIQIGEVQPDIPRQKIVQDSLLSLQSSKTKQVLRSCSLKNERSESMTAKNIRSPTPLHKKKSSYGPHGVVRSSGYGKLTSLSKQSSPAEKKAPKETFKKTGMKAKSPADRTRSKEALFATRIIRSATNEPSSKGSINRVMSGQSVVNNLGHEAVDYCRQYQHDLSFFPIRSCDRELYLLKRVQVAEEDLNTARDLIQQLTSTVSQKEKEIETKIAELKTQHEKELSRLGQENFVLQSKLRSMEELTQEKRWIHHTATIPVTEEKLTQIKKEIEDQEVIIQGYQQENERLYKQMKELQIQNKKNEERMFKENQCLMSELIAIREKVEKTNNIQSRIVQDSEPVRNHSFTELISELRAAQKEETRLQEEIRRLKQDKQALEVDLGQAKKERDLAKTQIASTSGEKSYELKVMEESYKQEITHLKRRLQWYAENQDLLDKDAARLKDAKDEIEKLKLEVEKLRAEAGDQCVQQKKRLRDRAADAKRIQDLERQIREMEGILKRRYPNSLPALIYAAAAAEKTNDLSARTHTVDFLEKRIKKLETELEGKDDEAKKSLRAMEQQFQKIKMQYEQRLVELEQLLAYKFMSESPKLNGDKASSSTELEQELQDLKKSHQITVKNLQTEIENLKSQNSQLKLRGKKNNKDLESTDSQMKQGNTKDRLLKLNEELVTKNREIQDLTKTVEKLQKERMVMLSDNNLRNKMDNKENSTEILKKNTLATDKRNSSNSEPFLSIFNDDKIYQPRTFSDSNLSEVLQENAQLKEELERLSLEMNQQRVKSQATLAYSENNIRRIKEDTAEYVASLKASHQREVEKILCQHAKEHSTSKVAELNSRIATQEILIKHLQEQISEQQRHQEALLVSQMREELLQKEVTKLLEELREAKESQSPEMKHFLGLEKKIRHIETRHAVREQEIQKVTQLTQHVTEARQTQEVEKWRRLAQRKNQELEKFRVELDSILDVLRELQKQGVVIPAPNASGFSMTDSCWET; this comes from the exons ATGGCTCATCGATTTTCAAAAGAAGAATTAGATGAGCAGTTTGAAGAGTTTCTGAAGGAG TCTCTTTCAGATGATTCACttggaaattcaaagaaaaaatccAGCATTCTTGAGACATTGGGACAgcccaggaaaaaagaaacaaagaaaaaggattcAGTGCCGTGGTGGATATCTGAGGAAGATTTGGATGATGGTG GAACGCGTGGACCCAATGGAAGCTTTGTCAAGATGCAGAATGCTTCACAGCCTATGGGGGAAACTGATGAGAACATGCATGTGGAAAAGCTACAGCTTCAGAAAAGTAACGGGGTTGCTGTTTCCTTAAGTGGAGACAGCCTGGAGACAAACG ATTCAGTTTTAGCTTCTGGGCCTAATCAAAGTATCATGGGAGCTGGACTGGATACCTtggaagaacaagaagaaaaagagatcttCTTTGCCAAACTTGAACGAGAAGCTTCCTCTACTATTGATTATTCAAGATTAAATAGAGAGCTGGATTCCCATGATTCTGTATTACTAGCACCATTTGTACG gaatgaaaaaaatgaaaaagaagaggaggaatccACACATGAAGAGAAATCTG GCAGCTACAGTGAAGattttgaagaagaaacagaTGCTAATCCTGCCTTTAAAACTGAGGGGAGTCAGGTCAATCAAAACATATCACGAGTTGATTTAAGTCCTCAAGAACAG gAAGAAGCAAATGCTGGCATGCTGGCTAAAG TTGTATTACTTGATTCACAAGATTCAACCACAGAACTGCAAAAGGCCATTGAAACATCAGATGTAGCTCTAGGTGAACATCATCTGCCTGAAGAAGTCAGTGGAATTGAAATGAATGAAGCAG GCACTTCCTATGGTCAAACCACCAGTGACATGGAAGCGTTACACCAAGCATACCATCATATTGATCAGTCTTTGGGAGACACTGATGAGCAAAAACCGCACAATTCTGCAATGGCAGCCTCGGAATGCTTAGTGCAAGGTGTTTCACAAAATAATGACATCTATTCAAAAAATATGTCAACTATTGAATCAG ACTTACCTACTGTGGAAGAATTGATGAAACCAATTCAAGGACATTCATGTAATATCATAAGTGGTGATGTGGAGCCCGAAAG TCCTGTGAAACTGGTAGGCAGCACAGCAAATGACCTCGTCAGCCACTCACCCTTTAAAGAGCACCAGAAGAATATGATTTGGGAGACAAACTTATTTGAAAAATTTAACAGAGAAGAGAGCATCTTTCTGCAGCCAGCTGGGAATGATGATAACTTTCAGAGGGTaactgagaaagaaattcaaATTGGTGAAGTACAGCCTGATATACCAAGACAAAAAATAGTTCAAGACTCTCTGCTTTCTCTACAAAGCAGCAAAACTAAACAA GTTCTTCGATCTTGTTCCTTGAAGAATGAAAGATCAGAATCAATGACAGCTAAGAATATCAGAAGTCCAACACCTTTAcataaaaagaaatcttcatATGGTCCTCATGGGGTGGTTAGAAGTTCTGGGTATGGGAAACTCACTTCGCTCTCAAAACAGTCTTCtccagctgaaaagaaagcaCCAAAAGAAACTTTCAAAAAGACCGGTATGAAAGCCAAAAGTCCTGCAGATAGAACAAGATCTAAAG AAGCCTTATTTGCTACTAGAATAATAAGATCTGCAACAAATGAACCAAGTTCGAAGGGAAGTATTAACAGAGTTATGTCTGGCCAATCAGTTGTTAATAATCTTGGACACGAGGCTGTGGATTATTGCAGGCAGTATCAACAT gATTTATCATTTTTTCCTATCAGAAGTTGTGATAGAGAACTCTATTTGCTAAAACGAGTGCAAGTTGCAGAGGAGGACTTGAACACAGCTCGTGATTTGATTCAACAGCTAACCAGCACGGtttcacagaaagagaaagaaatagagacaAAGATTGCAGAACTGAAAACACAGCATGAAAAAGAGCTTTCTCGGTTGGGTCAGGAAAACTTTGTTCTTCAGAGTAAG ttaAGAAGTATGGAAGAGCTGACTCAAGAAAAGAGATGGATCCATCATACAGCAACAATTCCTGTCACTGAAGAAAAACtgacacaaataaaaaaagaaattgaagatCAAGAGGTCATTATTCAAGGTTATCAACAG GAAAATGAGAGGTTATACAAGCAAATGAAAGAGCTACagatccaaaacaaaaaaaatgaggaacGAATGTTTAAGGAGAATCAGTGTTTAATGTCTGAGTTAATAGCCATAAG AGAAAAGGTCGAGAAGACTAATAATATCCAGTCACGGATTGTGCAGGATTCTGAACCAGTCAGAAATCATAGTTTCACTGAACTGATTTCAGAGCTTCGAGCAGCACAG AAGGAAGAAACTAGATTACAAGAAGAGATAAGACGTCTCAAACAAGATAAGCAAGCTCTTGAGGTAGACTTGGGACAagcaaagaaggagagagatttAGCAAAAACCCAGATTGCATCCACATCAG GTGAGAAGTCTTACGAATTGAAAGTTATGGAAGAATCGTACAAACAGGAAATTACTCATTTGAAAAGAAGACTTCAGTGGTATGCAGAAAATCAAGACCTTCTGGATAAAGATGCAGCCCGTCTTAAAGATGCAAAAGACGAAATTGAGAAACTAAAACTAGAG GTTGAGAAGCTCAGAGCTGAAGCTGGAGATCAGTGTGTGCAACAGAAGAAACGTTTGCGAGACAGAGCAGCAGATGCTAAAAGAATTCAGGATCTTGAGCGACAA atcagagaaatggaaggaattcTAAAAAGACGGTATCCAAATTCTTTGCCTGCTTTGatttatgctgctgctgctgctgagaaaacTAATGATCTTTCAGCTAGAACACACACAGTGGATTTtttggagaaaagaataaaaaagttagAAACGGAACTTGAAGGTAAAGATGATGAAGCTAAAAAAAGTCTCCGTGCCATGGAACaacaatttcaaaaaataaag ATGCAGTACGAGCAGAGACTTGTAGAGCTTGAGCAACTACTTGCCTACAAATTTATGAGTGAATCTCCAAAACTGAATGGTGATAAAGCCAGTTCTTCTACAGAACTTGAGCAGGAGCTTCAGGACCTAAAGAAGAGCCATCAGATCACTGTTAAAAACCTGCAGACAGAAATCGAAAACCTTAAAAGTCAAAATTCCCAATTAAAACTCAGAggtaaaaagaataataaagacTTAGAGTCCACAGACTCCCAAATGAAACAAGGTAACACAAAAGACAGACTGTTAAAACTAAATGAAGAACTGGTCACCAAAAATAGAGAAATACAAGACCTTACAAAAACCGTAGAGAAACTTCAAAAAGAAAGGATGGTGATGTTGTCTGATAATAATTTGAGAAATAAAATGGATAATAAGGAAAACTCTACAGAGATCTTGAAAAAGAATACCTTAGCAACAGATAAAAGGAATTCCAGCAACAGCGAACCCTTTCTAAGCATTTTCAATGATGACAAAATATACCAACCACGGACCTTTTCTGATTCTAATCTCTCGGAAGTTCTGCAAGAAAATGCACAGCTGAAAGAGGAGCTTGAAAGATTGTCTCTAGAAATGAACCAGCAGAGGGTGAAGTCTCAAGCAACATTGGCTTATTCTGAAAATAACATACGAAG GATAAAGGAAGACACAGCAGAGTACGTTGCATCTCTGAAAGCTTCCCATCAGAGGGAAGTGGAGAAGATTCTTTGCCAGCACGCAAAGGAGCATTCTACTTCTAAAGTAGCTGAACTAAACAGCAGAATTGCAACACAAGAG aTATTAATAAAACATCTCCAAGAACAAATCAGTGAACAACAGAGACATCAGGAAGCCCTTCTTGTTTCACAAATGCGAGAGGAGCTCCTTCAAAAAGAG